The Gadus morhua chromosome 10, gadMor3.0, whole genome shotgun sequence genome segment CTTGCATTACTCCGGCTATATTTCGGTTATAAAGACGCAATAACATGAGTTCACTGGGCATGGAACACGTGATTTCACGTCAGCAGGTCCCCACGCCCCTCCGGTATAAATATAGGCGGCTCCGCAGCTCGGTAGAGACGCTTGTCTTCTGTTTCCCCCACGTTACTAATTCCTTCACAGATCTCTAAGATGGCGGCGGACCAGCTGTGTAAACTGTTCGTCGGTGGGTTGAACGTCGACACGGACGACGATGGTCTCCGGAAGCACTTCGAGCAGTTCGGTACTCTAACGGActgcgtggtggtggtgaacaAGCAGCTGCAGCGTTCCCGCTGCTTCGGCTTCGTCACCTTCTCCACCGCCGAGGAGGCGGACGGCGCCATGGCGGCCCGGCCGCATGTCATCGACGGGACGCAGGCCGAGCTGAAGAGGGCCATGGCCCGGGAGGACTCCAACAACCCCGAGGCCCTCGCCAAGGTCAAGAAAATCTTCGTCGGGGGTTTGAAAGACGACATCGAAGAAGAAACGCTGACCGAATATTTCTCCCGTTATGGTGAAATCGAGAAGGCCGAGGTCATTTCCGAGAAGGCCAGCGGGAAGAAGAGGGGCTTCGGCTTTGTTCACTTCACCGACAACGATTCCGCCGACAAGTCGGTGGTGGTGAAGTACCACACCATCCTTGGCcacaaggtggaggtgaagaaggCCCTCACCAAGCAGGAGATCGACGCGGCCAATAAGAGCGGCGGGCGGCTGCGGGGCCgcggggggatgagggggatgaggggAAATGGCTTcggccggggaggaggaggaggaggcggataCAGCGGCTACGGCGGTGGTGACGGCGGCTACGGAGGCGGGTACAGTGGAGGTTACGGTGGAGGCTACAGTGGCGGTTATGGCGCCGGTTATAACGGTGGTTACGGCGGGGGCTACGGAGAGCAGATGTGCGGCTATGGCGGAGGAAACGGCTACAGTGACTTCGGCAGCGGCTACAACCAGCAGCCCTCCAGCTACGGCCCCATGAAGGGCGCTGCTCCTGGCTACGGGGCCCAGCGCAGCGCGGCGCCTTACGCACGAGGCGGTGGGTACCAGAGAGGCGGTTACAACGGAGGTTATTAGACCACGAAAGACGGTCCGCACGCCCTCCACCGTACCGCCACTCCATTCAGTCATGAGCTCTGCATTAAGCCCAGCAGAAACACGGTGAACCCAAATCAAACGAAGACCTCAAAATCCTACAGGTAGGAAGACCACTTCCCTGAAAGCCGGCTATGCCCTACTTCTAGGACTCGATACTTCTAGGACTCGATACTTCTAGGACTCGATACTTCTAGGACTCAATACTTCTCAATACTTCTAGGACGCGGTATACTTATGTCTTGTAGGACTCGGTCTCCTAGGACTCTTAGTCCAGGACCCTAGGACTCTTATCCAGGACTCGGGTTACATAGGGGGCGTGTAGCTGTCGTTATAAAGTTGGATATGATTTTTTATTTGCACTCATTCTTTTATCCTACCTAGGGTTAGGACTGTTTGTTGGAAAACCCCCATTCCTTTCTTTGTATTTTAAGATTAGTTTTGTTCCCAGCATTTTGTAGTGTTAATGTGTGGACTCTTTTCAGTCCATTGATCATATTAAACACTCCCTTTCCATTTATTTTCATGTCATGTATATTGTATACTTTAATGTCTTGAGATCAAAACCAATTATTGTTCGAACATTTTGGTATGCCTATGTAtgttcattttaaataaaaaagttgTTCAAACTTAGTtagtttattttacttatttaaccAGGATGCCTTAAGTTGTTTCACAGGTAAATAAGACCTTATGACTGCAGCATTAGTTACCTGTTAGATGGATGCCTCAGGTGGGTGACTTGAACTGCCCGCAGCCCATGCATGGAGGCTCTGAAgggtttttaattgttttattcctCTTTTGACTTATTTTCTATGTGGATCTGAGGGATGTGTTATTTATCTTTTGATTATTCCTATATTTAGGTGTTCATACTGTTACCCTGTAGGCTAACCAGCCAAGCTAGCCGTAGCACTTTGTTTATAGGCTGATGAGGAACCTGTTGATTACCAGTAGGACTGAAATATCTCTTTAGGATACCACTTCCAGCAAACTAGGTATGTAAACATGTTCTCACTGTGTTGCTGCACCTTATGGATAATGAGATGGCACACTACTGTTGTGTCTTAGATGTTTATGGCAGTCGCTCTTTCCTAGATCAAATGGTCAATGCTCTTTTCTACTGTGAGAGGGGGGGTGGTCCTCAATGGTTCAATGTCCCTTTCTCATTCTCTTCTCTCCGTCCTCAAGGTTGTTATGGTAACGGTATGGACGGGGCTTCGCCAGGTGGATGCAGGCCCGCCAcgttgtgattggtcctcttCCAGCGCAGGTGATCATACATGGTAGCTGGGAAAATAATGTTTGTTTAGGTGTTCTGATGTACAGTGTCCTGACACTGTAATACAATACGGCTCCATTTCAAAACAGttaatgaattaataattgACTTGGGTTAAATGAAAATATGTTAGTTTGGTTAATGTatacaaaacactttttttctccccccccctgtcaagGGAAATGGGAACGCGTCAAAGTTAAACGGCTGTAATACCAGCCCCCTGGTGTCTTGAAGTGCTCACAATAGTTTCGTTCCTTTATGAAGTGCTCACAATAGTTTCGTTCCTTTACAGGAAGGAGAGGATGCAGCGTTCTTTTACAGGAACACTAAACCCTGAATGTCAATTATTTTTATACCCAGGAATATGTAAAGTTTTAAcggaatgaaataaatatatattttaatatcttGTTGGTAGTTCTTGCAATGCAACCTCCTAATATGATCAATCCTGAGGGAGATGCCGCGGTAACATAAACGATAGGGCTATAACATCGATAAAGAAGCATTATGTTAACTGGTTTAAAGGATGGAAGACCAGTTATATTATCCATT includes the following:
- the LOC115551836 gene encoding heterogeneous nuclear ribonucleoprotein A0 gives rise to the protein MAADQLCKLFVGGLNVDTDDDGLRKHFEQFGTLTDCVVVVNKQLQRSRCFGFVTFSTAEEADGAMAARPHVIDGTQAELKRAMAREDSNNPEALAKVKKIFVGGLKDDIEEETLTEYFSRYGEIEKAEVISEKASGKKRGFGFVHFTDNDSADKSVVVKYHTILGHKVEVKKALTKQEIDAANKSGGRLRGRGGMRGMRGNGFGRGGGGGGGYSGYGGGDGGYGGGYSGGYGGGYSGGYGAGYNGGYGGGYGEQMCGYGGGNGYSDFGSGYNQQPSSYGPMKGAAPGYGAQRSAAPYARGGGYQRGGYNGGY